In Streptomyces sp. NBC_00448, the following are encoded in one genomic region:
- a CDS encoding DsbA family protein: MSEKNRNGKTSARQALQAQRERDKARAKRKRTLMVAGGVVVVLAVAAGIAIAVADHDSNKKSTAGDSAGTVTAPRGATGKDNLVIPVGAADAPSTLTVYEDFRCPACDAFEKSFTPTIHSLEDSGELRTEYHLVTLIDGNLGGDGSLNAGNAAACAQDQGKFRAFHDVVYDNQPDEQDDKFGDKQNLLTLAGKVPGLKNAAFTACVNNGTHDAWVKKSNEAFNTAGYNSTPTVLLNGKSIYGTSALTPDSLKQMVQAANKGKKPGKVTATPSPS, encoded by the coding sequence GTGAGCGAGAAGAACCGGAACGGAAAAACCAGCGCGCGCCAGGCGCTGCAGGCGCAGCGCGAGAGGGACAAGGCCCGGGCGAAGCGGAAGCGGACCCTGATGGTGGCGGGAGGAGTCGTGGTCGTGCTGGCCGTCGCCGCCGGCATCGCCATCGCGGTGGCCGACCACGACAGCAACAAGAAGAGCACCGCCGGCGACTCCGCGGGCACCGTGACCGCGCCACGCGGCGCCACCGGGAAGGACAACCTGGTGATCCCGGTCGGCGCGGCCGACGCGCCGTCCACGCTGACCGTGTACGAGGACTTCCGCTGCCCGGCCTGCGACGCCTTCGAGAAGAGCTTCACGCCGACGATCCACAGCCTGGAGGACAGCGGCGAGCTGCGCACGGAGTACCACCTGGTCACCCTCATCGACGGCAACCTGGGCGGTGACGGCTCGCTGAACGCGGGGAACGCCGCCGCCTGCGCCCAGGACCAGGGCAAGTTCCGCGCCTTCCACGACGTGGTCTACGACAACCAGCCGGACGAGCAGGACGACAAGTTCGGCGACAAGCAGAACCTGCTCACCCTGGCCGGGAAGGTCCCGGGCCTGAAGAACGCGGCCTTCACCGCCTGTGTGAACAACGGCACACACGACGCGTGGGTGAAGAAGTCCAACGAGGCGTTCAACACCGCCGGCTACAACTCCACCCCGACGGTGCTGCTCAACGGCAAGAGCATCTACGGCACCTCGGCGCTGACCCCGGACTCGCTCAAGCAGATGGTCCAGGCCGCGAACAAGGGCAAGAAGCCCGGCAAGGTCACCGCCACGCCCAGCCCGTCCTGA
- the trpA gene encoding tryptophan synthase subunit alpha has protein sequence MSGTVTLLEQTIAQARAEHRAALVAYLPAGFPTVEGGIEAVKAAFEGGADIVEVGLPHSDPVLDGPVIQTADDIALNKNHVRIADVLRTVREGHAASGKPVLVMTYWNPVDRYGAERFAAELADAGGAGCILPDLPVEESEVWRKAAQAHGLATVFVVAPSSRDERLARITSAGSGFVYAASLMGVTGTRASVGEQAAGLVARTRATTELPVCVGLGVSNAQQAAEVAAFADGVIVGSAFVQRLLDHEDLSEGLAAVRSLAADLAVGVRRAS, from the coding sequence GTGAGCGGCACCGTCACGCTTCTGGAACAGACCATCGCCCAGGCCCGGGCCGAGCACCGCGCCGCGCTCGTCGCGTACCTCCCGGCCGGCTTCCCGACGGTCGAGGGCGGCATCGAGGCGGTCAAGGCGGCGTTCGAGGGCGGCGCCGACATCGTCGAGGTCGGGCTGCCGCACAGCGACCCGGTGCTCGACGGGCCGGTCATCCAGACCGCCGACGACATCGCGCTCAACAAGAACCACGTCCGCATCGCCGACGTGCTGCGCACCGTCCGCGAGGGCCACGCCGCCAGCGGCAAGCCGGTGCTGGTCATGACCTACTGGAACCCGGTCGACCGGTACGGCGCCGAGCGGTTCGCCGCGGAGCTCGCCGACGCGGGCGGGGCGGGCTGCATCCTGCCCGACCTGCCGGTGGAGGAGTCCGAGGTGTGGCGCAAGGCGGCCCAGGCGCACGGCCTGGCCACCGTCTTCGTCGTCGCCCCCTCCAGCCGCGACGAGCGGCTGGCCCGGATCACCTCGGCCGGCAGCGGCTTCGTCTACGCCGCCTCCCTCATGGGCGTCACCGGCACCCGGGCGAGCGTCGGCGAGCAGGCGGCCGGGCTCGTGGCCCGCACCCGCGCGACCACCGAACTGCCCGTCTGCGTCGGGCTCGGCGTCTCCAACGCCCAGCAGGCCGCGGAGGTCGCCGCGTTCGCCGACGGGGTCATCGTCGGCTCCGCGTTCGTCCAGCGGCTGCTCGACCACGAGGACCTCTCCGAGGGCCTCGCGGCAGTACGGTCCCTGGCGGCCGACCTCGCGGTGGGCGTTCGCCGGGCGTCCTGA
- the trpB gene encoding tryptophan synthase subunit beta, protein MPDEHTFFLPDPEGSVPTPEGYFGPFGGKFIPEALVAAVDEVAAEYEKAKTDPAFAAELNDLMVNYAGRPSALTEVPRFAEHAGGARVFLKREDLNHTGSHKINNVLGQTLLTKRMGKTRVIAETGAGQHGVATATACALFGLECTIYMGEIDTQRQALNVARMRMLGAEVIAVKSGSRTLKDAINEAFRDWVANVDRTHYLFGTVAGPHPFPTLVRDFHRVIGVEARRQLLERTGRLPDAAVACVGGGSNAMGLFHAFLPDTSVRLVGCEPAGHGVATGEHAATLTVGEPGILHGSRSYVLQDDEGQITEPYSISAGLDYPGVGPEHSYLKDTGRAEYRAVTDDAAMQALRLLSGTEGIIPAIESAHALAGALEIGRDLGPEGLVLVNLSGRGDKDMDTAARYFGLYDEGDAK, encoded by the coding sequence ATGCCAGACGAACACACCTTCTTCCTGCCCGACCCGGAGGGCTCCGTGCCCACCCCGGAGGGCTACTTCGGCCCGTTCGGCGGCAAGTTCATCCCGGAGGCGCTGGTCGCCGCCGTGGACGAGGTCGCCGCGGAATACGAGAAGGCGAAGACCGACCCGGCCTTCGCCGCCGAGCTCAACGACCTGATGGTCAACTACGCGGGCCGCCCCAGCGCGCTGACGGAGGTGCCGCGGTTCGCCGAGCACGCCGGCGGCGCGCGGGTCTTCCTCAAGCGGGAGGACCTGAACCACACCGGCTCGCACAAGATCAACAACGTGCTCGGCCAGACCCTGCTCACCAAGCGGATGGGCAAGACCCGGGTGATCGCGGAGACCGGCGCGGGCCAGCACGGCGTGGCGACCGCCACCGCGTGCGCCCTGTTCGGCCTGGAGTGCACGATCTACATGGGCGAGATCGACACGCAGCGCCAGGCCCTGAACGTGGCGCGGATGCGGATGCTCGGCGCCGAGGTGATCGCGGTGAAGTCCGGCAGCCGCACCCTGAAGGACGCGATCAACGAGGCGTTCCGGGACTGGGTCGCCAACGTCGACCGCACCCACTACCTGTTCGGCACCGTGGCCGGCCCGCACCCGTTCCCCACGCTGGTCCGCGACTTCCACCGGGTGATCGGTGTGGAGGCCAGGCGCCAGCTGCTGGAGCGCACCGGACGGCTGCCCGACGCCGCGGTGGCCTGCGTCGGCGGCGGCTCCAACGCCATGGGCCTGTTCCACGCCTTCCTGCCGGACACGTCCGTGCGGCTGGTCGGCTGCGAGCCGGCCGGGCACGGCGTGGCCACCGGCGAGCACGCGGCGACGCTGACCGTCGGCGAGCCCGGCATCCTGCACGGCTCCCGGTCGTACGTCCTGCAGGACGACGAGGGACAGATCACCGAGCCGTACTCGATCTCGGCCGGCCTGGACTACCCGGGCGTCGGCCCGGAGCACTCCTACCTCAAGGACACCGGCCGCGCCGAGTACCGCGCCGTCACCGACGACGCGGCGATGCAGGCGCTGCGGCTGCTGTCCGGCACCGAGGGCATCATCCCCGCCATCGAGAGCGCGCACGCGCTGGCAGGCGCCCTGGAGATCGGCCGCGACCTGGGCCCGGAGGGCCTGGTCCTGGTGAACCTGTCCGGCCGCGGCGACAAGGACATGGACACCGCCGCCCGCTACTTCGGGCTCTACGACGAGGGGGACGCGAAGTGA
- the trpM gene encoding tryptophan biosynthesis modulator TrpM, protein MAIAQRLAPGCKPRGCRAPARRVLGRRVRYVIGCEPGQVNGRRWRRG, encoded by the coding sequence ATGGCCATCGCTCAACGTCTCGCACCCGGGTGCAAACCCCGGGGCTGCCGCGCGCCCGCGCGGCGGGTGCTGGGGCGACGGGTGAGGTACGTGATCGGCTGCGAGCCGGGTCAGGTGAACGGCAGGCGATGGCGCCGCGGCTGA
- the trpC gene encoding indole-3-glycerol phosphate synthase TrpC: MSVLDEIIDGVRADLAERQARVSLDDLKERAAKARDARDGVAALRGEGVKVICEVKRSSPSKGALAAIADPAALAADYEAGGAAAISVLTEQRRFGGSLADLEAVRAKVDTAVLRKDFIVTAYQLWEARAYGADLALLIVSALDQAALVSLVERAESIGLTPLVEVHDEEEVERAVDAGARIIGVNARNLKTLEVDRDTFARVAPEIPDHIVKVAESGVRGPHDLIAYAHDGADAVLVGESLVTGRDPRTAVADLVAAGAHPALRHGRD; this comes from the coding sequence GTGAGTGTGCTCGACGAGATCATCGACGGAGTACGAGCCGACCTCGCCGAGCGACAGGCCCGGGTCTCCCTTGACGACCTCAAGGAGCGTGCGGCCAAGGCGCGCGACGCCCGCGACGGCGTGGCCGCTCTGCGCGGCGAGGGCGTCAAGGTGATCTGCGAGGTCAAGCGCTCCAGCCCGTCCAAGGGCGCGCTGGCCGCGATCGCGGACCCGGCGGCCCTCGCGGCGGACTACGAAGCGGGCGGCGCCGCGGCGATCAGCGTGCTCACCGAGCAGCGGCGCTTCGGCGGGTCGCTCGCCGACCTCGAAGCGGTCCGGGCGAAGGTCGACACGGCCGTGCTGCGCAAGGACTTCATCGTCACCGCCTACCAGCTGTGGGAGGCCCGCGCCTACGGCGCCGACCTCGCGCTGCTCATCGTCTCCGCGCTCGACCAGGCCGCCCTCGTCTCCCTCGTCGAGCGGGCCGAGTCCATCGGGCTCACGCCGCTCGTCGAGGTGCACGACGAGGAGGAGGTGGAGCGGGCGGTCGACGCGGGCGCCCGGATCATCGGGGTCAACGCGCGCAACCTCAAGACGCTCGAGGTGGACCGGGACACGTTCGCCCGGGTCGCGCCCGAGATCCCCGACCACATCGTCAAGGTCGCGGAGTCGGGGGTGCGGGGCCCGCACGACCTCATCGCCTACGCGCACGACGGTGCCGACGCGGTGCTGGTGGGCGAGTCGCTCGTCACGGGCCGCGATCCCCGTACCGCCGTCGCCGATCTCGTGGCGGCCGGTGCGCACCCCGCCCTGCGGCACGGCCGCGACTGA
- a CDS encoding DUF2752 domain-containing protein has translation MTHLTPEAPARAAPRGPRPPGGTGRDPRAALRRAAVPLGVLGGVAAAFAYVGSVDPNTPGHYPACPLLYYTGVYCPGCGGLRGAYALVHGHVRTALGCNAVAVAGYAVFAVVWVLWVVRAVRGKPFEPNVRPAWRWAIGALVLAFTVVRNLPFGAAIAP, from the coding sequence GTGACCCACCTCACCCCCGAGGCTCCCGCCCGCGCGGCCCCCCGCGGCCCGCGGCCCCCCGGCGGCACCGGCCGCGACCCGCGCGCCGCCCTGCGCCGCGCCGCCGTACCGCTCGGCGTACTCGGCGGCGTGGCGGCCGCGTTCGCCTACGTCGGCAGCGTCGACCCCAACACCCCCGGGCACTACCCGGCCTGCCCGCTGCTGTACTACACCGGCGTGTACTGCCCCGGTTGCGGCGGCCTGCGCGGCGCCTACGCCCTCGTGCACGGCCACGTCCGCACCGCGCTCGGCTGCAACGCGGTGGCGGTCGCCGGATACGCCGTCTTCGCCGTCGTCTGGGTGCTCTGGGTGGTGCGCGCGGTCCGCGGCAAGCCGTTCGAGCCGAACGTGCGGCCGGCGTGGCGCTGGGCGATCGGCGCGCTGGTCCTCGCCTTCACGGTTGTCCGGAACCTGCCCTTCGGCGCGGCCATCGCGCCCTGA
- a CDS encoding HGxxPAAW family protein produces MAAQHDHGHTPAAWTGVIIAFVGFCVAGGFMVAANSAGFWVGMAIAALGVIVGGVMKLMGLGQTYKPIASGDSSSEESHAHAGV; encoded by the coding sequence ATGGCGGCACAGCACGACCACGGACACACGCCCGCCGCCTGGACCGGCGTGATCATCGCGTTCGTCGGTTTCTGCGTGGCCGGCGGCTTCATGGTCGCGGCGAACTCGGCCGGTTTCTGGGTGGGCATGGCGATCGCCGCCCTCGGCGTCATCGTCGGCGGGGTGATGAAGCTGATGGGCCTCGGCCAGACGTACAAGCCGATCGCGAGCGGCGACAGCTCCTCCGAGGAGTCCCACGCCCACGCCGGCGTCTGA
- a CDS encoding TIGR02234 family membrane protein, giving the protein MTSTEQPAPDAGPEPADPAGPGVVRRADSDRRTAYRALAVALACGVLGASLVLLAAGKTWAHGTASSAGHAMPVHAGGSQMTALPGALALVGLASLVAIFAVRRVGRYVVAALLTLSGLGAAVTALTRRGDHGALDSAAATATSLTHATAAHTSTTGWPFVSVAGGLLLLLAGLIALRHGSRWPAMSSRYDRPGVRAARASAPPVVDPDRPEDLWKALDRGEDPTEDPAGGHADKPAAR; this is encoded by the coding sequence GTGACGTCCACCGAGCAGCCCGCGCCGGACGCCGGGCCCGAGCCGGCGGACCCCGCCGGGCCCGGTGTCGTACGGCGCGCCGACTCCGACCGCCGCACCGCCTACCGGGCCCTCGCCGTCGCGCTGGCCTGCGGTGTCCTCGGCGCGAGCCTGGTGCTGCTGGCCGCGGGCAAGACCTGGGCGCACGGCACCGCCTCCTCCGCGGGGCACGCCATGCCGGTGCACGCGGGCGGCAGCCAGATGACCGCACTGCCCGGCGCGCTCGCCCTGGTCGGGCTCGCCTCCCTGGTGGCGATCTTCGCGGTGCGCCGGGTCGGCCGCTACGTCGTCGCCGCGCTGCTCACGCTCAGCGGCCTCGGCGCCGCCGTCACCGCGCTCACCCGGCGCGGCGACCACGGCGCCCTGGACTCCGCCGCCGCCACCGCGACCAGCCTCACCCACGCCACCGCCGCGCACACCAGCACCACCGGCTGGCCGTTCGTCTCCGTCGCGGGCGGGCTGCTGCTCCTCCTCGCCGGCCTGATCGCGCTGCGCCACGGCTCCCGGTGGCCCGCGATGTCCAGCCGCTACGACCGGCCCGGCGTCCGCGCCGCCCGCGCGTCCGCGCCCCCCGTGGTCGACCCGGACCGCCCCGAGGACCTGTGGAAGGCCCTCGACCGCGGCGAGGACCCCACGGAGGACCCCGCCGGGGGCCACGCGGACAAGCCCGCCGCGCGCTGA
- a CDS encoding S53 family peptidase, producing the protein MSLRTGLALTAAAGLAASGLALASSAQAAPAVHGLRTAHSCATATTAGQMACQAVKVTSGASTLARSSGAVDPAAAPSGFGPDDLHAAYNLPTTGGSAATVAIVDAYDDPNAEADLATYRSTYGLSACTTANGCFSKVGQSGSASSLPSADAGWAEEISLDLDMVSATCPQCHILLVEASSASMTDLGTSVNTAVSLGAKYVSNSYGGGESSSDSSYDSSYFDHPGVAITVSAGDSGYGVEYPAGSQYVTSVGGTSLTADSSARGWSESAWSGSGSGCSAYDAKPSWQTDSGCSKRTVADVSAVADPSTGVAVYDTYGGDGGWEVFGGTSVSSPIIASVYALAGTPSSGSTPASFPYSHTSSLNDVTSGSNGSCSTSYLCGGATGYDGPTGLGTPNGLTAFTG; encoded by the coding sequence ATGTCCCTCCGTACCGGCCTCGCCCTCACCGCAGCGGCGGGGCTCGCCGCGTCCGGTCTCGCCCTCGCCTCCTCGGCGCAGGCGGCCCCGGCGGTGCACGGCCTGCGGACGGCCCACTCCTGCGCCACCGCCACGACCGCCGGCCAGATGGCGTGTCAGGCCGTCAAGGTCACCAGCGGGGCGAGCACGCTGGCCAGGTCCAGCGGTGCGGTCGACCCGGCCGCGGCGCCCTCCGGCTTCGGCCCGGACGACCTGCACGCCGCCTACAACCTGCCCACCACCGGCGGTTCCGCCGCGACCGTGGCGATCGTCGACGCGTACGACGACCCCAACGCCGAAGCGGACCTCGCCACTTACCGCTCCACCTACGGCCTGTCGGCGTGCACCACCGCCAACGGCTGCTTCAGCAAGGTCGGCCAGAGCGGCAGCGCCTCCTCGCTGCCCAGCGCCGACGCCGGCTGGGCCGAGGAGATCTCGCTCGACCTCGACATGGTCAGTGCCACCTGCCCGCAGTGCCACATCCTCCTGGTGGAGGCGAGCAGCGCCTCGATGACCGACCTGGGCACCTCGGTGAACACCGCGGTGTCGCTGGGCGCGAAGTACGTCTCCAACAGCTACGGCGGCGGCGAGTCCTCGTCCGACTCGTCGTACGACAGCTCGTACTTCGACCACCCGGGCGTGGCGATCACGGTCAGCGCGGGCGACTCCGGCTACGGCGTGGAGTACCCGGCGGGCTCGCAGTACGTCACCTCGGTCGGCGGCACCTCGCTGACCGCCGACTCCTCCGCCCGCGGCTGGAGCGAGTCCGCGTGGAGCGGTTCGGGCTCGGGCTGCTCGGCCTATGACGCGAAGCCGAGTTGGCAGACGGACAGCGGCTGCTCGAAGCGCACGGTGGCCGACGTCTCCGCGGTGGCCGACCCGAGCACCGGTGTGGCGGTCTACGACACCTACGGCGGTGACGGCGGCTGGGAGGTCTTCGGCGGCACGAGCGTGTCCTCGCCGATCATCGCCTCGGTCTACGCGCTCGCCGGGACCCCGTCGTCCGGCTCCACGCCGGCGTCGTTCCCGTACAGCCACACGTCCTCCCTCAACGACGTGACCAGCGGGTCGAACGGCTCCTGCAGCACGTCCTACCTGTGCGGCGGCGCCACCGGGTACGACGGCCCCACCGGCCTCGGCACCCCGAACGGGCTCACCGCGTTCACCGGCTGA
- a CDS encoding anthranilate synthase component I, with translation MDIATFRKLAVDRRVIPVSRRLLADGDTPVGLYRKLAGERVGTFLLESAEDSKAWSRYSFVGVRSAATLTARDGQAYWLGTPPVGVPVDGDPLAALRATVEALHTPRDLVEGMPPFTGGMVGYLGYDIVRRLERIGEHGSDQLRLPELTMLLTSDMAVLDHWDGSVLLIANAINHNDEDTGVDEAYADAVARLDAMQADLGRPVEHPPVALPPSELPEYTTRWGGQDFRDAVEDVKERIRAGEAFQVVPSQRFETPCTASALDVYRVLRATNPSPYMYLLRFPGEDGNAEGGFDVVGSSPEALVKVEDGHAMVHPIAGTRPRGATPQADAALAEELLADPKERAEHLMLVDLGRNDLGRVCEPGSVEVVDFMSVERYSHVMHIVSTVTGRVAPGRTAFDVLTACFPAGTLSGAPKPRAMQIIEELEPARRGLYGGCVGYLDFAGDSDTAIAIRTALLRDGTAYVQAGAGIVADSDPVAEDTECRNKAAAVLRAVGTANALSG, from the coding sequence ATGGATATCGCTACGTTCCGCAAGCTCGCCGTCGACCGTCGCGTCATTCCGGTCAGCAGGCGATTGCTCGCGGACGGCGACACCCCGGTCGGCCTGTACAGAAAACTCGCGGGCGAGCGCGTCGGCACCTTCCTGCTGGAATCCGCGGAGGACAGCAAAGCCTGGTCCCGCTACAGCTTCGTCGGGGTCCGCTCGGCCGCGACGCTGACCGCGCGCGACGGGCAGGCGTACTGGCTCGGCACCCCGCCGGTGGGCGTCCCGGTGGACGGCGACCCGCTGGCCGCGCTGCGGGCCACCGTGGAGGCCCTGCACACCCCGCGCGACCTGGTCGAGGGCATGCCCCCGTTCACCGGCGGCATGGTCGGCTACCTCGGCTACGACATCGTCAGGCGCCTGGAGCGGATCGGCGAGCACGGGAGCGACCAACTCCGGCTTCCCGAACTGACGATGCTGCTCACCTCGGACATGGCCGTGCTGGACCACTGGGACGGCAGCGTGCTGCTGATCGCCAACGCGATCAACCACAACGACGAGGACACCGGCGTGGACGAGGCGTACGCCGACGCGGTGGCACGGCTGGACGCGATGCAGGCGGACCTGGGCCGCCCGGTCGAGCACCCGCCGGTGGCGCTGCCGCCCTCGGAGCTGCCGGAGTACACCACCCGGTGGGGCGGCCAGGACTTCCGGGACGCGGTGGAGGACGTCAAGGAGCGGATCAGGGCCGGCGAGGCGTTCCAGGTGGTGCCCTCGCAGCGGTTCGAGACCCCGTGCACGGCGAGCGCGCTGGACGTCTACCGGGTCCTGCGGGCCACCAACCCGAGCCCGTACATGTACCTGTTGCGTTTCCCGGGCGAGGACGGGAACGCGGAGGGCGGCTTCGACGTGGTCGGCTCCAGCCCCGAGGCGCTGGTCAAGGTCGAGGACGGGCACGCCATGGTGCACCCGATCGCGGGCACCCGGCCGCGCGGCGCCACCCCGCAGGCCGACGCGGCGCTCGCCGAGGAACTGCTCGCCGACCCCAAGGAGCGGGCCGAGCACCTGATGCTGGTCGACCTCGGCCGCAACGACCTCGGCCGGGTCTGCGAACCCGGCAGCGTCGAGGTGGTCGACTTCATGTCGGTCGAGCGCTACTCGCACGTGATGCACATCGTCTCGACCGTCACCGGCCGCGTCGCGCCCGGCCGTACCGCCTTCGACGTGCTCACCGCCTGCTTCCCGGCGGGCACCCTCTCCGGCGCGCCCAAGCCCCGCGCGATGCAGATCATCGAGGAACTGGAGCCCGCCAGGCGGGGGTTGTACGGGGGCTGCGTCGGCTATCTCGACTTCGCCGGCGACTCCGACACCGCGATCGCCATCCGTACGGCGCTGCTCCGCGACGGCACCGCCTACGTCCAGGCGGGCGCGGGCATCGTCGCCGACTCCGATCCGGTCGCCGAGGACACGGAGTGCCGCAACAAGGCCGCCGCCGTCCTGCGGGCCGTGGGCACCGCCAACGCGCTGTCGGGGTGA
- the hisI gene encoding phosphoribosyl-AMP cyclohydrolase, with the protein MPSSSLDPAITARLKRNPDGLVPAIAQQYDTGEVLMLGWMDAEALHRTLTTGRCTYWSRSRHEYWVKGDTSGHVQHVKSVALDCDGDTILVRVDQVGAACHTGDRTCFDADLLLEA; encoded by the coding sequence ATGCCGTCGTCCTCGCTCGACCCCGCGATCACCGCGCGCCTGAAGCGCAACCCCGATGGGCTGGTTCCGGCCATCGCCCAGCAGTACGACACCGGTGAGGTGCTGATGCTCGGGTGGATGGACGCGGAGGCACTCCACCGCACCCTCACGACCGGCCGCTGCACCTACTGGAGCCGCAGCCGCCACGAGTACTGGGTCAAGGGCGACACCTCCGGCCACGTCCAGCACGTCAAGTCCGTCGCCCTCGACTGCGACGGCGACACGATCCTCGTCCGCGTCGACCAGGTCGGCGCGGCCTGCCACACCGGCGACCGCACCTGCTTCGATGCGGATCTCCTGCTGGAGGCTTAG
- a CDS encoding TIGR03085 family metal-binding protein has protein sequence MTTHAQRERLLLADLLERSGPDAPTLCAGWTTKDLAAHVVVRERRGDAAVGMVVPRLADRLERVRKEYAAKPFAELVQLIRTGPPRLSPFSLKQVDEASNTLEFYVHTEDVRRAAADWTPRTIDPVFADALWARLERAARLLGRRSPVGLVLRCPDGRTVVAHKGTPVVTVTGEPAELAMFVFGRQAAAKVETDGPEDAVATASEANLGV, from the coding sequence ATGACGACCCATGCGCAGCGTGAACGTCTGCTCCTCGCCGACCTGCTGGAGCGTTCGGGGCCCGACGCCCCGACGCTCTGCGCGGGCTGGACCACCAAGGACCTCGCCGCCCACGTCGTGGTGCGGGAACGCCGGGGCGACGCGGCCGTGGGGATGGTGGTGCCGCGGCTCGCCGACCGCCTGGAGCGGGTCCGCAAGGAGTACGCGGCGAAGCCCTTCGCCGAGCTCGTCCAGCTGATCAGGACCGGCCCGCCGCGGCTGTCGCCCTTCTCCCTCAAGCAGGTGGACGAGGCGTCGAACACCCTGGAGTTCTACGTCCACACCGAGGACGTACGGCGTGCGGCGGCGGACTGGACCCCGCGCACGATCGACCCCGTCTTCGCGGACGCGCTCTGGGCGCGGCTGGAGCGGGCCGCCCGGCTGCTCGGGCGGCGCAGCCCGGTCGGGCTCGTGCTGCGCTGCCCGGACGGGCGGACCGTCGTCGCGCACAAGGGCACGCCGGTCGTCACCGTGACCGGGGAGCCGGCCGAGCTGGCGATGTTCGTGTTCGGCCGCCAGGCCGCGGCGAAGGTCGAGACGGACGGCCCGGAGGACGCGGTCGCGACGGCCTCCGAAGCGAATCTGGGGGTGTAG
- a CDS encoding MFS transporter, which yields MIGTAHASPAPTRTTAAHRDLNVLRWLTAYTASLLGDSVYFLALGFAAAKVAPAAEVGLVMAVGAVPRALLMLGGGVVADRFGPRLVVIGSDAVRCVLILTAAAVLALTTPGLWLLVAVALVFGVVDALFMPAVGALPPRLVARDQLVRLQGMRALAVRAGDIAGPPLGGLAMGLGGASTAFAVAGGLFALSVPLLLTIRVGELKRDRDAAPAGAPEPVDGQSVDSQLADGEPVDGTAWDELRDGLRYIRRHRLVGPLVLSGAISEFGLIGPLNIGMVLLARQRGWGSGGYGWIIAAFGAGAAASALLMAVRGRFRRAGVVQIITLFASSATIGLIGAAPVLGVAVALALLAGLICGVCGGLAVAMIQSASDPAYLGRVTSVMSLTGFGIAPLVYPVFGAAVASFGPTPVFLTAGAVSMLGGAVGLASPAVRSAK from the coding sequence ATGATCGGCACCGCGCACGCCTCCCCGGCGCCCACCCGTACGACCGCAGCCCACCGCGACCTGAACGTGCTGCGCTGGCTGACCGCGTACACCGCCTCCCTGCTCGGCGACAGCGTCTACTTCCTCGCCCTCGGCTTCGCCGCCGCGAAGGTGGCACCGGCCGCGGAGGTGGGCCTGGTGATGGCCGTCGGCGCCGTACCGCGCGCCCTGCTCATGCTCGGCGGGGGAGTGGTGGCCGACCGCTTCGGGCCGCGCCTGGTGGTGATCGGCAGCGACGCGGTGCGCTGCGTGCTGATCCTCACCGCCGCCGCGGTGCTCGCGCTGACCACGCCCGGCCTGTGGCTGCTGGTGGCCGTCGCCCTCGTCTTCGGCGTCGTGGACGCGCTGTTCATGCCCGCGGTCGGCGCGCTGCCGCCGCGGCTCGTCGCCCGCGACCAGCTCGTCCGGCTCCAGGGGATGCGCGCGCTCGCCGTGCGCGCCGGCGACATCGCCGGGCCGCCGCTGGGCGGGCTCGCCATGGGCCTCGGCGGCGCGAGCACCGCGTTCGCCGTGGCCGGCGGCCTGTTCGCGCTGTCCGTGCCGCTCCTGCTCACCATCCGCGTCGGCGAGTTGAAGCGGGACCGCGACGCCGCACCGGCGGGCGCTCCCGAGCCCGTGGACGGCCAATCCGTGGACAGCCAACTCGCGGACGGCGAGCCCGTCGACGGCACCGCCTGGGACGAACTGCGCGACGGGCTGCGCTACATACGCCGGCACCGGCTGGTCGGCCCGCTCGTGCTGTCCGGCGCCATCAGCGAGTTCGGGCTCATCGGCCCGCTCAACATCGGCATGGTGCTGCTCGCCCGGCAACGCGGCTGGGGCTCCGGCGGATACGGCTGGATCATCGCCGCGTTCGGGGCCGGCGCGGCCGCCAGCGCGCTGCTGATGGCCGTACGCGGCAGGTTCCGCAGGGCGGGTGTCGTGCAGATCATCACGCTCTTCGCCAGTTCCGCGACGATCGGGCTGATCGGCGCGGCCCCCGTCCTCGGCGTCGCCGTCGCGCTCGCCCTGCTCGCCGGGCTCATCTGCGGGGTCTGCGGGGGCCTGGCCGTGGCGATGATCCAGTCCGCGTCCGACCCCGCCTACCTCGGCCGCGTCACCTCCGTCATGAGCCTCACCGGCTTCGGCATCGCGCCCCTCGTCTACCCCGTCTTCGGCGCCGCCGTCGCCTCCTTCGGCCCCACCCCGGTCTTCCTCACGGCCGGCGCCGTCAGCATGCTCGGCGGTGCCGTCGGACTGGCCTCCCCGGCAGTGCGCTCCGCGAAGTGA